In Quercus robur chromosome 11, dhQueRobu3.1, whole genome shotgun sequence, the following proteins share a genomic window:
- the LOC126704887 gene encoding uncharacterized protein LOC126704887 — MVWERLDRAVSTTEMFDLFPVTKVQTLVCVSSDHNLIIILSNGFGVKPQRTWRFEQMCLENEGCHDIVVGAWNRASSGSPKETMVTKIEACQKRLTQWSKHSFHNISGALSEKKKLLKEAEVAATRGKNVEVFLQLKSEINNLLRLEEKMWQQRSHVHWMVSGDRNSKYFHNRPSQ; from the coding sequence ATGGTGTGGGAAAGATTGGATAGGGCCGTGAGCACGACGGAGATGTTTGATTTGTTTCCAGTAACAAAGGTGCAGACTTTAGTTTGTGTCTCTTCGGATCACAATCTAATTATAATCTTATCGAATGGTTTTGGTGTGAAGCCACAAAGAACTTGGCGTTTTGAGCAGATGTGTTTAGAGAATGAAGGTTGCCATGACATAGTGGTTGGGGCTTGGAATAGGGCTTCCTCAGGTTCACCAAAGGAAACAATGGTAACAAAAATTGAAGCTTGCCAAAAGAGATTAACACAATGGAGCAAACATTCTTTTCATAATATTTCTGGGGCGTTATCTGAAAAAAAGAAGCTGCTGAAGGAGGCTGAAGTGGCTGCGACTAGAGGAAAGAATGTGGAGGTATTTTTGCAGCTAAAATCCGAAATCAACAATTTGCTCAGGTTGGAGGAGAAGATGTGGCAGCAGAGGAGCCATGTTCATTGGATGGTCTCAGGGGATAGGAACTCAAAGTATTTTCATAATCGACCTTCTCAATGA